Proteins from one Porites lutea chromosome 3, jaPorLute2.1, whole genome shotgun sequence genomic window:
- the LOC140932476 gene encoding uncharacterized protein, which yields MAAAAPSPLASSEEKTNGAKLSRLLIDGGTTVLKNVFNRHHPPANLAADLNANYSTLDNLLRRRVLHVPQWNKLFPPGGTMPDSNTFDITLLFLLLTKICGLSPPPTGWHTKPPASDNSDEANLARVKHFRNVLYGHVTSTGVDTHSFSVLWQEISPVLVALGLQQSEIDRLKAERGGEEDYLKALRDWADSEEDIKTQLKDVCQAQKDIKQTLLETHETCQESKTKLEGVHQVVTEIRQSQLNSNRSDEILKKLAKVDTQSSIEYYSERYLEGTRASVFTRVTNWLDDRSSPNRVLVISGNAGMGKSVIAGEMCKRIQESKRLSGSHFCQHDKTRHRNPKVMLQSLASHMSCYLPEYRKALVEQLSRNLGLEMNDMEVGDLFELLFEEPLRKVRDPGVTSLIVIDALDESEYQGRNELLEVISNYFNKLPLWIRFLVTTRPEMNIWERLSCLSPLVLESNDKENLLDIRILMEHQLSHLLPPKNLEVILEKLVGMSEGVILCARFLIDFVKESVQTLTLEYLESAIPSGISSVYQSYFKRLETVLSKELKITKDQFFSFLSVIAAAKEPLPIEFVSKLLFPGILLSSAQRKTNKAVSCISSLLPVQDGCVHFFHKSVKDWLVDKSSYGNHSFSVNKDEGHRILAEFCMGEFDEVKRKGVSDSEPFGDTARYALQHGVKHMLEMADDERTKSCSLENLVNMYVLDVELVYAKLRVNSAIPSEDIVCVMEQNELKKLKSLETLLFLLRKHSSSLKNLPKCIFQTLLNEGGPELSSEASKLLETKYSDISYMEYLNKNDLHGACLSTFSCSSQVACFDVSHRLGLMVCECLDGMIHLWSLHTGNLIWKCPAVFVKNYGSSSMALRWWPSLQSPYFSCSNLSDYSAVSLSCFRSVVFHPTKDVILPGVLCYAYNFDGDLNPLFPESKCIFTACSISGNTIITDCPQDAKCLILWSLENGTEVSRVVTNEDILSFARSQDGRLLAISHSTGLVCLLDAINGFQMLAETFFSYVCGIIKFTPDCRSLFCWHFPPSTVLHHLFHVKVNVGNDGNFSLDASRDTVSYSPWEHESCSESGFALGDSLECVVGSASDGVRVINYSFVFMLNEDFGLRSNPRSHFVDMLSVDELSRSGENRDAGKIVDNLVFSPDGETLYIMDCESDGTRISAWDVSNGVNKAETKILSNISTRCCVVPVDVGILLITRNGSVELWNGNFSECLRRWDDIKGMDVTKLIPVSDKHVVCTGHRCDGVCVILDITNGEKEEIKAKRNRYGFWGSVLACSSKRQLITIDDDLLSSGYSVFWEKKWSRENTHPVFNLPAMFSPAEEFLVISGEVAGHQQGVNFPCFFDGPQGVYVLDAASGDTLRKLCVVERVYDCKFLSNEECVLHTFDVLNGFRLLLYNIKSGNLLSVIDIDPYNQVYCLASHPWKGFIAIGLKHSRHKFKVIQVKLRSQIKDERKSKRLVLN from the coding sequence ATGGCAGCTGCAGCACCATCACCCCTGGCCAGCTCTGAAGAGAAGACAAATGGAGCCAAGCTAAGCAGGCTTCTTATCGATGGTGGAACAACAGttctaaaaaatgttttcaatcgTCATCATCCTCCAGCTAATTTAGCCGCTGATCTCAATGCCAATTATTCCACTCTCGACAACCTCTTGCGGCGAAGAGTTCTACATGTTCCTCAGTGGAATAAACTGTTCCCGCCTGGGGGAACCATGCCAGACTCCAATACGTTTGACATCactcttttatttcttcttctgacCAAAATTTGTGGATTGTCCCCTCCCCCGACAGGATGGCACACTAAACCACCCGCTAGTGACAACTCTGACGAGGCGAATCTTGCTCGTGTCAAGCATTTCCGTAACGTGTTGTATGGTCATGTGACCAGTACTGGTGTTGATACTCATTCCTTTTCTGTTCTGTGGCAGGAAATCAGCCCTGTTCTTGTGGCTCTCGGGTTACAGCAATCAGAAATTGACAGACTCAAAGCAGAGCGAGGTGGAGAGGAAGATTATCTTAAAGCGTTACGTGATTGGGCTGACAGTGAAGAGGACATCAAAACACAGTTAAAGGACGTGTGTCAAGCTCAGAAAGATATAAAACAGACTCTTCTGGAGACCCATGAAACTTGCCAGGAAAGCAAGACCAAGCTGGAAGGTGTACATCAAGTTGTTACAGAAATTCGTCAGTCCCAACTCAACTCAAACCGCTCGGACGAAATCTTGAAGAAGCTTGCCAAAGTAGACACGCAAAGTAGCATAGAGTATTACTCAGAAAGATATTTAGAAGGAACCCGTGCGTCGGTTTTTACCAGAGTAACTAATTGGCTGGATGACAGAAGCTCACCCAACCGTGTGCTAGTAATCAGTGGAAATGCAGGAATGGGAAAATCAGTGATTGCTGGAGAGATGTGCAAACGAATACAGGAAAGTAAAAGGTTGTCAGGGAGCCATTTTTGTCAACACGACAAGACACGCCACAGGAATCCCAAGGTGATGCTGCAGTCATTGGCTTCCCACATGTCATGTTATCTGCCAGAATACAGGAAAGCTCTTGTGGAACAACTTTCTAGAAATCTTGGCTTGGAAATGAATGACATGGAAGTGGGAGATCTGTTCGAATTGCTTTTCGAAGAACCGCTGCGCAAAGTACGTGACCCTGGTGTCACTTCTCTCATTGTAATCGACGCCTTAGATGAAAGTGAATACCAAGGGCGAAATGAGTTACTAGAAGTGATAAGCAACTACTTTAACAAACTTCCACTTTGGATTCGGTTCCTCGTAACAACGCGGCCAGAAATGAACATTTGGGAAAGACTAAGCTGTTTATCACCTCTTGTGCTAGAATCCAACGACAAGGAAAACTTACTGGATATTCGCATTTTGATGGAGCATCAGCTAAGCCATCTGTTGCCACCCAAAAATCTGGAAGTGATCTTGGAAAAGCTAGTTGGAATGTCAGAAGGTGTCATACTATGCGCTCGCTTTTTGATAGATTTCGTGAAGGAGAGCGTGCAAACTCTCACATTGGAATACCTCGAGAGCGCTATACCGTCAGGTATTTCATCTGTTTATCAGTCCTATTTCAAGCGTCTGGAGACTGTTCTAAGTAAAGAACTGAAGATAACCAAAGATCAGTTTTTTAGTTTCCTAAGTGTCATAGCAGCCGCAAAAGAACCCCTGCCTATCGAATTTGTCTCCAAACTTTTATTCCCTGGCATATTACTCTCATCTGCTCAGCGAAAGACGAACAAGGCAGTTTCTTGTATATCGTCACTTTTACCTGTTCAAGATGGGTGCGTGCACTTTTTTCACAAGTCGGTGAAGGACTGGTTGGTTGACAAGTCATCCTACGGAAATCACAGTTTCAGTGTGAACAAGGACGAAGGCCATCGCATCCTTGCTGAATTTTGCATGGGAGAGTTCGatgaagtaaaaagaaaaggtgTTAGTGACTCAGAGCCCTTCGGTGACACAGCTAGGTATGCGCTTCAGCATGGTGTTAAACATATGTTAGAAATGGCCGATGATGAGAGGACAAAATCATGCAGTCTTGAGAATCTGGTGAATATGTATGTCCTAGACGTTGAGCTTGTGTATGCAAAGTTGCGCGTAAACAGTGCAATACCCTCTGAAGATATCGTTTGTGTCATGGAGCAAAATGAATTAAAGAAATTGAAATCGCTTGAAACGCTATTATTTCTGTTAAGAAAGCATAGCAGCTCACTTAAAAACCTTCCAAAGTGCATTTTTCAAACACTATTAAATGAAGGCGGGCCAGAGCTCTCTTCTGAGGCCTCGAAACTTTTGGAGACTAAGTATTCTGACATATCTTACATGGAATACTTAAACAAGAACGATCTACACGGAGCTTGTTTATCCACATTTTCTTGTTCATCTCAAGTGgcttgttttgatgtttcaCATCGCTTAGGACTCATGGTTTGTGAATGTCTTGACGGCATGATTCATCTGTGGTCACTCCATACTGGCAACTTAATATGGAAGTGTCCTGCAGTATTTGTGAAAAATTACGGCTCCTCTTCCATGGCTTTAAGATGGTGGCCATCTTTGCAGTCGCCATATTTTTCTTGCTCAAATTTGTCTGACTACAGTGCAGTATCCTTGTCTTGTTTTCGTTCTGTTGTTTTTCATCCTACTAAGGATGTCATCTTACCAGGAGTACTTTGCTATGCATACAATTTTGATGGGGACCTTAATCCTCTTTTTCCTGAAAGCAAGTGTATTTTCACTGCTTGTTCTATTTCTGGCAATACAATTATCACTGACTGTCCTCAAGATGCGAAATGCCTCATCTTATGGAGTCTAGAGAATGGAACGGAGGTGAGTCGTGTCGTCACGAACGAAGATATTTTGTCTTTTGCCAGGTCTCAAGATGGAAGGCTGCTTGCAATTTCCCATTCAACGGGCTTAGTTTGTTTACTAGATGCAATAAATGGTTTTCAAATGCTAGCCGAAACATTCTTCTCGTACGTTTGTGGTATCATTAAGTTTACACCCGACTGTCGATCACTTTTCTGTTGGCATTTTCCCCCAAGTACCGTTTTACATCACCTTTTCCATGTAAAAGTCAATGTAGGAAACGATGGCAACTTTTCCCTTGATGCTTCTCGGGACACTGTTTCTTATAGTCCTTGGGAACATGAGTCTTGTAGCGAAAGTGGTTTTGCATTGGGGGACTCCCTAGAGTGTGTGGTTGGAAGTGCGTCTGATGGCGTGCGCGTCATTAACTATTCATTTGTGTTTATGCTGAATGAAGATTTCGGTCTAAGAAGTAATCCCCGAAGCCATTTTGTTGACATGTTGTCCGTAGATGAACTTTCTAGAAGCGGTGAAAACCGTGATGCTGGTAAAATTGTTGACAATCTGGTATTTTCTCCTGATGGCGAGACACTTTATATTATGGACTGCGAAAGTGATGGCACGCGGATTTCAGCTTGGGACGTTTCAAATGGGGTAAACAAAGCAGAGACAAAGATTCTTAGTAACATTTCGACAAGATGTTGTGTCGTACCTGTTGACGTTGGCATCCTGTTAATAACAAGAAATGGCAGTGTGGAGTTGTGGAATGGTAATTTTTCGGAGTGCTTACGACGCTGGGATGACATAAAGGGAATGGACGTGACAAAACTGATTCCAGTTTCAGATAAGCACGTGGTATGTACAGGACACAGATGCGATGGTGTTTGtgttattctggatatcacaaatggagaaaaagaagaaatcaaaGCGAAAAGGAATCGTTACGGTTTTTGGGGCTCAGTTCTTGCATGTAGCAGTAAACGTCAGCTTATAACCATAGATGACGATCTCTTGAGCTCAGGTTATTCTGTCTTTTGGGAAAAAAAGTGGTCTCGAGAAAATACACATCCAGTATTCAACCTTCCAGCGATGTTTTCACCTGCGGAAGAGTTTCTCGTTATTTCCGGAGAAGTTGCAGGTCATCAACAAGGCGTcaactttccttgttttttcGATGGTCCACAAGGCGTCTACGTCCTTGATGCAGCGTCAGGAGACACGCTTCGAAAACTATGTGTAGTAGAACGAGTCTATGATTGTAAATTTTTAAGCAACGAGGAATGCGTGTTGCATACTTTTGACGTGTTAAATGGTTTTCGTCTTCTACTGTACAACATCAAGTCAGGAAATCTGTTAAGTGTGATTGACATTGACCCGTACAATCAAGTGTACTGTTTGGCGAGTCACCCTTGGAAAGGTTTCATCGCTATTGGCCTAAAGCATTCCAGACACAAGTTCAAAGTTATCCAGGTGAAGCTGCGAAGCCAAATTAAGGACGAAAGGAAGAGTAAGAGGTTAGTCCTAAACTAA